In Ooceraea biroi isolate clonal line C1 chromosome 6, Obir_v5.4, whole genome shotgun sequence, the genomic stretch AAAGacgcttttttaataaaataacatttttatatatttacaaagcATGTtactaaagaaaaatattcgtaccacatataataattatgtaatacacaGCAAATCTAAAAACCGAGTAAtgagaagaaatataaaagcaaCTCCTCTTCTCTATATAAAACACAtcataacattaattaaaaatattaaattttgcacAATTAAAAATGTGGAAAGTGATATAAAACtatttggaaatattaaaCACTACTAattttgacaaatattttttaacaacttTTAGCGTTTGGCGTTCTCTCTTTGTCTGCACTCCTTCTCAAACAGTGTTGGTCGAGCATTCTTgacaatattgtatataacaaCATATCTCGACCATATCACTTGCAGATCAAGATGGAATATTTTGTCAATcaaaaaaaatacttttatttcatCCTATTTCACTTAAATATAGCCATTTGTATAGGAATAATTATAACAGCAGCGACAGGAACAATGTTCATTGCATATTTTCAATACACTTGCGGAATGTTTATGATTGCCAGGTATGTAAATACATATAGAAATAATGCTATTCAAATTGAAAACACGAAATGCACGCTGCATTATAGGCTCTTATACATTCACGACCAGTTTATTACTTACAGTTTTCGTATCGAACGCGcgatggaaaataataaattacaagatattaacaataaacattttatactcattGGGCTAAGTCGTGCTATAGAAATGCATCGGCAAGCTATGAAGTTAGTACCGATACGATAGAATATAGCACATTTGCAAAAGGATAAATTAATGGATAATAGAAACAGtaacattattttgttttcgAAGATTGTGCGATCTTTTAATATGCAGATTTGACACAATGTATTTCTGTTTAATAGTATTTGGAGTGACTTGTCTCAGTCTGAATCTTCTTCAAGTAAGAGAAAAATCTTGAATTTCGTTCTTTATTATACTTTCGCATATGGCctatcaaaatatttctttatgttAAACTACTTTTTCGGAATATTCACATTGCGAAGCAGTTATGtcgcatttaataatttaagtcATGTTTGAAATTACGGtttggaataataaaaatcaattatataaaaactggCATCTTTAGATTTTTCAGACTATAGCATCAGGAGACATCCAGGAATTCGTATTATCTATTATTCTAGTAGTTATTTGCACTTTGTATATGTTTGTAGCTAATCTAGTTGGACAAGAGATTATTGACCAAAATAATGAGGTATATGTTACCGtgtaagatatattttcgggatatataattttgcataaaaatatggTATACCTCTTAAATAGATTAAAGTTATTAGATTTGTTTGTCAAACAAATCTgtgttttgaaaattaataagaaatagatTTTTTCCTCATATCGCAGTGTGTATATTGTGATTGTGTAATTCCATAGATACAACGTTCAATGGTATAAAGCTCCTTTAcacatacaaaaaataatactctTCCTGTTACAAAGAGGTGTTAAATCTTTTACACTGACTATCGGTGGACTATTCGACGCATCTTTCGAGTGTCTCGCTACggtaaaagaaaacaatatatgcaatatgtaaagtaaattttgtaataatatattacaagtGAAGATAACATATTAATCGTTATAGTTGGTAAAAGCTTCGGTCTCTTACTTTACTGTCTTATATTCGACACGATGATATGGGAACAGAATATTAAGAAACATagtagtaatattattaaagttttaatacatgtatattctgtaataataaaattggaaaaatagtttattctcctaaaaaaaataaaacatgaacTCTTATTAActtcaatatatttatgacCAGACTGGCAATACAATGGTATCAATTACCACTACGTTTCGACCTTAGATTgcggtccttttcaagtgaaaTTCACAACAGTCACATTCTATaagattatcataaaatttttcatcattatcAATATGATAATCTTATAGAATGTGACTGTTGTGAAtttcacttgaaaaggaccgcAATCTAAGGTCGAAACGTAGTGGTAATTGATACCATTGTATTGCCAGTCTGgtcataaatatattgaagttaattatatcaatttactGGCATATGGAAAGTTTATTTGGAGTATAaactcttattattatattagatatatgttttcattattttttgaacatttcagttttataagtacatatattaagtatataatgtataattcgATCATCAAAATAGTTAACCTTCAAACCTTCACTTTcgtttttatgattttctatcatttctcAAGTAAAGTTTGAAGTTTTTGCGAAGAATAAGTTTTTCGTATCTTAGTCATATCTCGTAAGTactattgtatatatttagttAAGAAGTGCTGCtccgtgtgtgtgcgtgtgtgtgcgcgcgcacgtgcgtgtGTGGAATAAGTGGTAATTCGGAGACACCAAAGGTGGATGAATATGCCATGTGCGAAAAAACTTTCCAGCCCAAAGCTAAGATGACTGAATACAAAAACCATGTATAGTTTTTTATTGCTTATTATATTcactattgtttttcgaaattacTGTTATCGTTGAATCATGACAAATgacatttatttcataaactttAATGGCAACTCTTCAAATACGTAAAAAAGTGAAAAGGGTTTTaagaaagtaaattttaaaaaaggttttAAAAGTGAAAGGTTTAAAAAGTGAAAggttttaaaaaagtaaattttacatGCATCTAATATAAATTAGGTTTGAGAGGtcttctttaatatattagatatatgcaaaagttttaatattttttcgtgaGTTCTCACGTTAtgtttatatcatatacaatCTAAACATTTCTGGGACtgactttattaaaaatcgagaaattaaggtatataaatcttattaattacaatgtttAATATAGTCCCTCCTCCATGTCAATGCAACGTTCCTCAACATTGCAAACGTTCTTTCAACCGTTGGAAGATTCTACAGTAGTCTTTCTTTGGGACAGCCTTCAAGTCCTTCGTCACATTCCGCTGGATATCAAAGATGTCGTCCAATCACtctttatttgcatttctaatttaggaaataaaaagaagtctGTCGAAGCCGACTCTGGCGAGTATCAGAAGTGTTGAAACACTGGTATCTGTTTATGAGCCAAAATCTGGGCCACGATTGTCGCGGAATATGCCAGTACATTGTCGTGCAACAGAATCCCGTTGAGTGTAGGTAATGCTTTAGACGAATGTGTCCGATTCATGCCAAAAGATAATCGGGCACCTCCAGGTAGTACTTGGCAGtaacaatgtaattaataaagttcACATACCTTGATTTCTCGATTTTTACTGAAGTCAGTACACTAACACATACCATCttaaataaaagtacaaaagaTAATTTAGTGTTTCATGATTAGTACATATAAATGTCaaatgaaacttttttttataattaaacaacgTGTGAAAGGATTCAAACAtcatgaaagaaaattataagcACAAATGTCTTCTTATTATACAATGTCATCAATTACTTACACACTGATAACTCCATAAGTGATATGTTAAAGTTAAAAGACGAAGGATATATTACGAACCAGAGATCGTACATGCGTTGAGAAGACATGTACCAAAATAAAAGTGCACGGCAAGAATGAAAAAATGCGTCAGCGGGACTTCTGAAGGTAATTCTTttatgatatttcttttcatagTAAAAAGACATCTGTTAAATTATCTGTTAAATTTCACCCTTCGCCGAATCGATCGGCAGTTACGTACACATACACCTTCCAGAGTAATTTGTATTGCCTATAGACCGATCGCAGTACTATTTCGCAATCGTTCCATATTATactaaattaaagaaatttatgcGATCATTTATGCTAGAAAAAAAGTGGTGGATTTTCTAATCGATAGATGGTGAAAGAGGGGATAATAAATACATCCTTGCTCTTCGCCGTCACATGTGTTCAAACAGTCACGACGGAATGATTTGTCTTGAAGTTCCGTATTTTAGTCTCAATGAAATTCTTTTGCGAGCTACTGGATTATGGCCTTTTCAACAACAAAAACTCGCTCGAATTCAGTTTAGTCTATTCTTTAGTATCTTGACAACCGCTGTCATATTTCAAGTAAGGCACaactttcaatatattattatatattacttacattacataatttatattatattgttattgcGTGAAATTCTACATTACATGCGACGAAGATTGTAAAACAAACTGTACTTTAAAGGAGAAAATTTACGATTGGCTAATTGCGAGAAagaatagatatttttaatagatattttaaatgatatttaGTGATTGCAGATAACAACATTTGCAACTTCAAAATGTACTTCAAAATTTGTCGTGAAAGTTTTGTCTTCTGCATTATCTTGCACCATGGTGGTGATACATTATAGCTCGTTCTATATCAACATCGAAACCGTAAGTTGATAGAAACCAGGATATCTGATAGATAGaagaaatgttataataacaaatcagttttctatttcaaattatttttaacatacatAAGGACAGcatgaaaaattgttaaaatggCAGGTGAGAAATTTGCTGACAGAACTTCATCATATATGTGAGCAGTTAAAAGACgaaaacgaaattgctattatagaaaaatacgGCTACAAAGGAAAACGTTTCACGACAGTACTTACAGGTAAGATTACAATTTTCATGTTATACATCATTatctataaattttatctaatatatttgctatataaaaatgtgacaaaatgtttaatattgttatgtaaAAGTAATCCTGATAAATGAATAGTAATTTTTTATGACTAAAGCATATTGAATCTCTGAATAGAAAAGATACGTCATATATATGCAACTTTAGTGAAAAACATATTCAATATTGAGTAAAATTATGTACgaactaaataaaattataaagcatTCTTCAAAAGAAATGTAACtaaaattcattataattatatataatgaataattcaattataattataattgaggAAAACACATATTATTTGCAATGTACATATAGTAAAAGGACttaagtattaaatattggaaatttcaacaacaattttttacatttctagCGCTCTCTGCTAGTTTCATATTTGCTGTTCTTGTCAATCAGTTTTGTCCAGGCATTTTTGATGTTATTCTgtctataaataaatctcgatCACATCACTTATATCTCAAGATGGAATATTTTCTTGATCAAGAAAAGTATCTCTATTTCATTCTACTTCACATAAGCCTTGCAATTAGTATAGCAGTAGCTGTATTAATAGCAATAGGAACAATGTTCATTGCGTATCTTCAACATACTTGCGGAATGTTTAGAATTGCTAGGTATGAAAATGAACAAGAAGACATATTCAGCAAAATCATGTTTTTCAACTTATAAGTATGTTTATAAACTAATTaacgaaaaaatttatttatttcaaaacaaACATAACACttcattatttgaaaaattggtATTTAATTTCAACAGATATACTATTTACAGTTATCGTATCGAATATGCTATGGGAGTTGAtatgttacaaaatatttgtttaacaaatgaACATTTGGTATACAAAGGTATAGTTTGTGCCATAAATATTCATCGACAAGCTACAAAGTTCGTGTTCTTCTTAAAACATTCCAAAAGTCTTTTGCATACTTTTCGCTATAAACTTTattcaaagtaaaattatataaaataaaatattgatcacatataaaattttattgcaatttgacAACTGTTTCGTATCATCACGCCCTTGTATGTATTCAAAACACTAACAATTGTTATTCATTAATCAGCAAAGACTCATGATGTAATTCAACAATTACTTATATAtgatatgtatgtacataagGACTGTGTAAACATGTAATagcaatttttttttttaagattgTCTAAGTGTTTAATATCTAATTTTGATACAACATACTTCTTTTTGGTAATAATGTCAGTAATCTCATTAAGTCTTAATCTTTTTCAAGTAAGTGCCCAATGTAGttattcttttgtttttatatgtactatattaatatttcataatattgtttttataatcgagaaatattttcactaATTTTTCTGGTAgataatctaataatatttttaattaatcaatgcATAGTACTTTATTAATTCTACATACTTTAATCTCTAAAAACTAGCGCTAAaaaaggaattaattaaacaggCATGTAAAGTAATTATTGATGTTCACACTGATTATTGTATAATCCAAGCTCTCGTCTTAAATTTTTCAGGTTGCAACATTTCAAAATGATATTTCGGAGATTGTTTTAcctatgataattatattttttattagtatGTATTTATTCTTCGGCAATTACATGGGGCAGCATATAACGGATCACAATAATCACGTATTTGCAACGgtgtaaatattttcattagattcaattataaatattctgtataatGATTCTTTGTTAACCTTTTAAAccaaaagtaaaaattaacataGTTTATAGAATaagtaaatgtataaatttgataaacatTGATAAATCTTGATATCGCAAtcatcatattatttatttgttgtttGATGTGATCTGATAGGTACAACGTTCAATGGTACATGTATCCACTACATGTACAAAAActgatgttatttttattacaaagagGTGGTAGAGAATTTCATCTAACGTGCGGTGGACTGTTCGTAGCATCATTCGAATGTTTTGCCACGGTAAAAAgtaagagtgagagagaatgaaCGGGAAGGTGCGGGTAGGGGAGAatgaaagagacagagagagacagacagagagagagagaaagaacgtgagagagaggaagagggtgggagagagggagggagggaagagGGAGATCATGTAATATTGGATCAGTCATACATGTAGTACatcatataaatgtaatacggGTAGCAATGTCGTAGAGAATGTCTAGTTATAGATTTAGTAGTGATGATGATTACTTcgttgataaattatttatttctactaAATGTAACATAGTAAACTTTGATGCAAACATCCGAATCGAATTTTTTGATTGACTcaacacatacatacatacacacacacacacacacacacacacacacacacacacacacacacacacacacacacacacacttttatatgaaatgtataaataatatatgacaaatataaaataatatatgacaaATAAAAGGAAGATATTGTCCGTTTCAGTTAGTGAAGACCGCAGTGTCTTATTTTACTGTCATATATTCCATGCAATGATCAGGTAAGATGGATAAAACGATGACAAATTGTTGTAttagattttaaatttaaaatataaaacacacATTTTTCTGAACAAGCAGGACAAGTGGCGAACTACAAACAAAAGTCACGAAAAATAGGAACgacttgaaaattatttagataCTGGTCCATGAAATTGTGTTAACAATGACtgacaattaatttataataataaaatgactGATAACAATGAAGTAGATGCGTTGGATACATTACAACTGAGACAACTGATCACATgaaaataaacatataaaatccTTGTTAGAAACCACAATACAAGCAGaattaattttgcacaaattatcgtaatataaatatgcagaAATTTCatgcgataaaataaaagtattaggTCATTACGAAATAATCCGGATTACATCTAAATGTCAATGAATCAAACTAAACCATATGCTTATACATATTTACGACAGCATAACACATTAtttagttaatgacctaatcATAAAAGAAAACAGCGATAATATATTCcttaaagtaaaaattaatatttttacagataCACATGCGCGCCTGCgtaacaaagagagaaagagagattatgGTTTTCTGAGTGAGAGAATAGAATAACTTTACTATTCTTACTGTTAAGAAAATCACGAAAATATGATTTGCTTATAATAATGTACtccaatttaaaaatactacTGTCATATAcgcgtgtgcgtatgtgtgtatgtattaattatgttataactAAACATactatatttgttttattctgATTACAAGCCAACacacaaatttaatatattatatttttttaataatatcaatatatatatgattgcATATAATTACAACAAACAGTTTAGTAATATGATTATTCTTTCGAAATATGAACGTCTAAATATACGATGAcacacaaaatattataaatatactaaAAACTTATGAAATCGATTAAAACTAAACTATGTTTCTCAAAATAATGTTACGTGTTTACATAGCAATTAACTCCAAGTAAGATGGTACTTCAAAGTAGACATTTCCAAAATGGACACGTACAATCAGAAAAGCGCAATCAAATAAAGACTATCACAACAGAAGCGAAAGAATGCGGCCCTGTGTGCGTTTCACAAGAAATACTCtcatcttttaataaaaaatattttttctttctgaaaCATAGCACCTGTTccatattatgtattattaaatcgatTGCTTAGCGTCATCCGTTCTAGTAATTCACCCTGCATGCACCCTACCTCATAATTGCACGTTATAGTCTACAGCAATTTACACCGAAATGAagaaattctttaaattataCTAGAAAAAAAGTGAGGTGGAATATTTTGTCgatcgataaaaaaagaggGGATAATATACGACTTTACCTTTCCTGCAGTCATATGTGCTCTAACCGTACCGACAACATGATCTGTCTTGAAGCACAATATTTCAATCTCAAtagaattattttgcaatacaCTGCATTATGGCCGTTACAACAATCAAAACTGGTTACATTTCAATCTactttaattttgattattctAATAACCGCTATTATGTGTCAGGTAAAAAccaatacttttataaaattaccataaataaaactatttaatgACATTGACTGAATACACtaaaacaatttaacaattaaCAACTTAACagtttaacaattaaaatttacttcaTGAATCAAGCAGTTCTATACATAATAACTCTATACATAAAACCTCTTCAtaacaattttcataataatgtattagatatttattatttgcagaTAACTACATTAATAATGTCGAAAGTAAGTCCCAAATTTGTTGTTAACGTTTTCGCTcgtgcattttttttaatgctcCTGGTCGTACATTACAGTGCATTTcgaattaacataaaaagtgtaagttattaaataatgtaccATCCACtcagtacaataaaaatttttaacaataaaacaatataaaacaatataaatacaaagctTCTCTCATTTGTATCTATACAAACACAATAatgagaattattataataatagataaagaaTTTACTTCAACAACTTCATCATGCATGTAACAAATTAACAgataaaaacgaaattgcaataatacaACAGTATGGATGGGAGGCAAAACGTTATACAGCTGTACTTGTTGGTAAGATAAATTAACTGATAAgataagataagataaaatttgtatacaATGTCAATTATATATTCCTTTCAACATATTCATTATAGATACTAAAAAGTAATTTCAACTTACTGAAAAAACTTATATACGAGGTTTGATCAAAAAATTcccagaatttttatttatttattcatcattATTGATATGGAGCCCATCAGATATAACACTTACGCCAGCGTTTTTTCCAATTCTTAAAACATTTCTAAAATGCACCATTGTTTATAGCCTTCAGCTCGTTCAACGATTTTGTCTTTATCTCCTCTAGGATCGCAAAACGTTGTCCTTTCATGATCCCCTTCATCTTTGGAAACAGGAAAAAGTCGCAGGGGACCAAGTGCGGCGAATACGGTAGCTAAGGCATTACTACAATGTTGTGTTTTGTCAAAAATTCACGAACAAGAACTGAACTGTGAGCTAGTGCATTGTCATGGTGCAATTTCTACGAGTTGTTTTCCCACAACTGGGATCATTTTTTTCGGACTGCTTCACGCAAACGTCGTAAAACTCCCAGGTACTTCTCCTTACGTTTCTTAAGTTCCTCAATTTTTTCCACGCTTTTATTGATAGGTGATGTGCAAGGCCTTCCAACTCTCCCCCTCCTCTTCAACGTCTTCACAGCCCAAAAGCCTTCTCCAACATTTCCAACATCTTattgtactttatttttaacacaAACTTTAATGCTTTCCTTTGTTCCGTCATTTTCAAACTTAAAACATCGCCAAgcagtaaaatacatattacttCTGTGCCTGTCAAGAAGAAACTACGTATCCAAAGTGCTGAAATTTACACATATGTATCAACATCACAAACAAACATGTGTTCAATCGGATACGTATAGCGCGAGAAATTCAAAACTCCCCGAAACATTTTGATCAGACctcgtgtatatatatagcacaaatataacttatatattaca encodes the following:
- the LOC105286930 gene encoding uncharacterized protein LOC105286930 isoform X2, producing MCSNSHDGMICLEVPYFSLNEILLRATGLWPFQQQKLARIQFSLFFSILTTAVIFQITTFATSKCTSKFVVKVLSSALSCTMVVIHYSSFYINIETVRNLLTELHHICEQLKDENEIAIIEKYGYKGKRFTTVLTALSASFIFAVLVNQFCPGIFDVILSINKSRSHHLYLKMEYFLDQEKYLYFILLHISLAISIAVAVLIAIGTMFIAYLQHTCGMFRIARYTIYSYRIEYAMGVDMLQNICLTNEHLVYKGIVCAINIHRQATKLSKCLISNFDTTYFFLVIMSVISLSLNLFQVATFQNDISEIVLPMIIIFFISMYLFFGNYMGQHITDHNNHVFATVYNVQWYMYPLHVQKLMLFLLQRGGREFHLTCGGLFVASFECFATVKISEDRSVLFYCHIFHAMIRYTCAPA
- the LOC105286930 gene encoding uncharacterized protein LOC105286930 isoform X3, with the translated sequence MCSNSHDGMICLEVPYFSLNEILLRATGLWPFQQQKLARIQFSLFFSILTTAVIFQITTFATSKCTSKFVVKVLSSALSCTMVVIHYSSFYINIETVRNLLTELHHICEQLKDENEIAIIEKYGYKGKRFTTVLTALSASFIFAVLVNQFCPGIFDVILSINKSRSHHLYLKMEYFLDQEKYLYFILLHISLAISIAVAVLIAIGTMFIAYLQHTCGMFRIARYTIYSYRIEYAMGVDMLQNICLTNEHLVYKGIVCAINIHRQATKLSKCLISNFDTTYFFLVIMSVISLSLNLFQVATFQNDISEIVLPMIIIFFISMYLFFGNYMGQHITDHNNHVFATVYNVQWYMYPLHVQKLMLFLLQRGGREFHLTCGGLFVASFECFATLVKTAVSYFTVIYSMQ
- the LOC105286932 gene encoding uncharacterized protein LOC105286932 isoform X2, producing the protein MISLITQYFNLNKILLQAIGLWPFQQTILVQLQFTLLSGILTAAIISQLTTFITSKCTPQCIIKHLSIALALIVALTKYVSFYVHIKPMKELLIQLQYISNELKEKKEIAIMEKYGSNARCYTVILTSFGVLSLSALLLKQCWSSILDNIVYNNISRPYHLQIKMEYFVNQKKYFYFILFHLNIAICIGIIITAATGTMFIAYFQYTCGMFMIASFRIERAMENNKLQDINNKHFILIGLSRAIEMHRQAMKLCDLLICRFDTMYFCLIVFGVTCLSLNLLQIFQTIASGDIQEFVLSIILVVICTLYMFVANLVGQEIIDQNNEVYVTVYNVQWYKAPLHIQKIILFLLQRGVKSFTLTIGGLFDASFECLATLVKASVSYFTVLYSTR
- the LOC105286932 gene encoding uncharacterized protein LOC105286932 isoform X3; the encoded protein is MKKCACVTFITIGLWPFQQTILVQLQFTLLSGILTAAIISQTNSYCLQLTTFITSKCTPQCIIKHLSIALALIVALTKYVSFYVHIKPMKELLIQLQYISNELKEKKEIAIMEKYGSNARCYTVILTSFGVLSLSALLLKQCWSSILDNIVYNNISRPYHLQIKMEYFVNQKKYFYFILFHLNIAICIGIIITAATGTMFIAYFQYTCGMFMIASFRIERAMENNKLQDINNKHFILIGLSRAIEMHRQAMKLCDLLICRFDTMYFCLIVFGVTCLSLNLLQIFQTIASGDIQEFVLSIILVVICTLYMFVANLVGQEIIDQNNEVYVTVYNVQWYKAPLHIQKIILFLLQRGVKSFTLTIGGLFDASFECLATLVKASVSYFTVLYSTR
- the LOC105286930 gene encoding uncharacterized protein LOC105286930 isoform X1 translates to MCSNSHDGMICLEVPYFSLNEILLRATGLWPFQQQKLARIQFSLFFSILTTAVIFQITTFATSKCTSKFVVKVLSSALSCTMVVIHYSSFYINIETVRNLLTELHHICEQLKDENEIAIIEKYGYKGKRFTTVLTALSASFIFAVLVNQFCPGIFDVILSINKSRSHHLYLKMEYFLDQEKYLYFILLHISLAISIAVAVLIAIGTMFIAYLQHTCGMFRIARYTIYSYRIEYAMGVDMLQNICLTNEHLVYKGIVCAINIHRQATKLSKCLISNFDTTYFFLVIMSVISLSLNLFQVATFQNDISEIVLPMIIIFFISMYLFFGNYMGQHITDHNNHVFATVYNVQWYMYPLHVQKLMLFLLQRGGREFHLTCGGLFVASFECFATVKISEDRSVLFYCHIFHAMISRTSGELQTKVTKNRNDLKII
- the LOC105286930 gene encoding uncharacterized protein LOC105286930 isoform X4; this translates as MCSNSHDGMICLEVPYFSLNEILLRATGLWPFQQQKLARIQFSLFFSILTTAVIFQITTFATSKCTSKFVVKVLSSALSCTMVVIHYSSFYINIETVRNLLTELHHICEQLKDENEIAIIEKYGYKGKRFTTVLTALSASFIFAVLVNQFCPGIFDVILSINKSRSHHLYLKMEYFLDQEKYLYFILLHISLAISIAVAVLIAIGTMFIAYLQHTCGMFRIARYTIYSYRIEYAMGVDMLQNICLTNEHLVYKGIVCAINIHRQATKLSKCLISNFDTTYFFLVIMSVISLSLNLFQVATFQNDISEIVLPMIIIFFISMYLFFGNYMGQHITDHNNHVFATVYNVQWYMYPLHVQKLMLFLLQRGGREFHLTCGGLFVASFECFATVKNIVRFS
- the LOC105286932 gene encoding uncharacterized protein LOC105286932 isoform X1, encoding MISLITQYFNLNKILLQAIGLWPFQQTILVQLQFTLLSGILTAAIISQTNSYCLQLTTFITSKCTPQCIIKHLSIALALIVALTKYVSFYVHIKPMKELLIQLQYISNELKEKKEIAIMEKYGSNARCYTVILTSFGVLSLSALLLKQCWSSILDNIVYNNISRPYHLQIKMEYFVNQKKYFYFILFHLNIAICIGIIITAATGTMFIAYFQYTCGMFMIASFRIERAMENNKLQDINNKHFILIGLSRAIEMHRQAMKLCDLLICRFDTMYFCLIVFGVTCLSLNLLQIFQTIASGDIQEFVLSIILVVICTLYMFVANLVGQEIIDQNNEVYVTVYNVQWYKAPLHIQKIILFLLQRGVKSFTLTIGGLFDASFECLATLVKASVSYFTVLYSTR
- the LOC105286932 gene encoding uncharacterized protein LOC105286932 isoform X4 → MISLITQYFNLNKILLQAIGLWPFQQTILVQLQFTLLSGILTAAIISQTNSYCLQLTTFITSKCTPQCIIKHLSIALALIVALTKYVSFYVHIKPMKELLIQLQYISNELKEKKEIAIMEKYGSNARCYTVILTSFGVLSLSALLLKQCWSSILDNIVYNNISRPYHLQIKMEYFVNQKKYFYFILFHLNIAICIGIIITAATGTMFIAYFQYTCGMFMIASFRIERAMENNKLQDINNKHFILIGLSRAIEMHRQAMKLCDLLICRFDTMYFCLIVFGVTCLSLNLLQIFQTIASGDIQEFVLSIILVVICTLYMFVANLVGQEIIDQNNEIQRSMV
- the LOC105286932 gene encoding uncharacterized protein LOC105286932 isoform X5 encodes the protein MISLITQYFNLNKILLQAIGLWPFQQTILVQLQFTLLSGILTAAIISQTNSYCLQLTTFITSKCTPQCIIKHLSIALALIVALTKYVSFYVHIKPMKELLIQLQYISNELKEKKEIAIMEKYGSNARCYTVILTSFGVLSLSALLLKQCWSSILDNIVYNNISRPYHLQIKMEYFVNQKKYFYFILFHLNIAICIGIIITAATGTMFIAYFQYTCGMFMIASFRIERAMENNKLQDINNKHFILIGLSRAIEMHRQAMNIWSDLSQSESSSSKRKILNFVLYYTFAYGLSKYFFMLNYFFGIFTLRSSYVAFNNLSHV